The Engystomops pustulosus chromosome 1, aEngPut4.maternal, whole genome shotgun sequence genome has a window encoding:
- the FOXB2 gene encoding forkhead box protein B2, whose translation MPRPGKNSYSDQKPPYSYISLTAMAIQSSTEKMLPLSDIYKFIMDRFPYYRENTQRWQNSLRHNLSFNDCFIKIPRRPDQPGKGSFWALHPDCGDMFENGSFLRRRKRFKVHRAEHLASKNHQMIHYFHHQHNQTKLGVPTSDASAVTGIGRLPHFQPYNQSSGFKHPFAIENIIGRDYKGVMTSGLPLASMMHHLGYPVPSQLSNMVSSMWPHVGMMDSMTSMAVSQEYGHFGVPMKTICHAPTQTIPAVPVPIKPTASLPPVSAIPSLTVNASSMCPPTVTQATVATPLLEQPSGNHSDSKTGMLHSVLIHSSA comes from the coding sequence ATGCCTCGACCTGGGAAGAACTCCTACAGTGACCAGAAGCCACCATATTCCTATATTTCATTGACTGCAATGGCAATTCAGAGCTCCACTGAGAAAATGCTACCTCTCAGTGACATCTATAAATTTATCATGGACCGGTTCCCATACTACAGAGAAAACACACAGAGGTGGCAGAACTCTCTGAGGCACAACCTGTCCTTCAACGACTGTTTTATCAAAATCCCAAGAAGACCTGACCAGCCAGGAAAGGGCAGCTTTTGGGCTCTACACCCTGACTGTGGAGACATGTTTGAGAATGGAAGTTTCCTAAGAAGGAGAAAGAGGTTTAAGGTGCACAGGGCAGAACATTTAGCTTCTAAAAATCATCAGATGATTCATTATTTCCATCACCAACACAACCAGACCAAACTGGGTGTTCCAACTTCTGATGCTTCTGCAGTAACTGGAATTGGCAGACTCCCTCATTTCCAGCCATACAACCAGTCCAGCGGATTTAAGCACCCATTTGCAATAGAGAACATTATTGGGAGAGACTACAAGGGGGTGATGACTAGTGGTCTTCCTTTAGCATCCATGATGCATCATTTGGGATATCCTGTACCCAGTCAACTTAGCAACATGGTCAGCTCCATGTGGCCACATGTTGGCATGATGGACTCTATGACTAGCATGGCAGTGTCACAAGAGTATGGACATTTCGGGGTACCCATGAAGACAATATGCCATGCCCCCACTCAGACTATTCCAGCTGTGCCTGTTCCGATTAAACCAACAGCTTCGCTCCCACCAGTATCTGCTATCCCAAGCCTGACTGTAAATGCCTCTAGTATGTGCCCCCCAACAGTTACACAGGCGACTGTGGCGACCCCACTCCTGGAGCAGCCATCGGGCAATCATTCAGACAGCAAGACTGGTATGCTGCACTCTGTCCTGATCCACTCATCGGCATAG